One Anthonomus grandis grandis chromosome 14, icAntGran1.3, whole genome shotgun sequence DNA window includes the following coding sequences:
- the LOC126744356 gene encoding uncharacterized protein LOC126744356 → MESISRLTFAGLPSLIKECQRPYQLPWLIAIAILTLITTASSHTRHGAVLNAPTNCIYVKSSYLRCEDRVGEGLTLPGDVTHLELKNVSQARIDVKFVRYLQWTQSSLKDIKQCLINPENLKTVDLSQNSVNELQNYQFNNFQNLLHLNLSYNQIGDIPRYVFKDQKLKTLSLSHNQLQALPFQVFATEHMTELDLSYNALATFLDHFFKFNKLIEILLLNNNRINKLTSNALADLTELKKLDLSHNLLQHVAKGLFDSLNKLEYLNLAENPLSNLASGTFRGLRHLKELNLSGNKFTQLTFGLMHFSPNLLSLKLDDTEIEEIHNSELLGVPSLQNLSMKNNKRLKEIENFVLADTPLLKMLDISGNSLIFLPKSIVNLTSLTYLNISNNPWACDCRMFWFADWAESKRNVTMSELTCGPDAYPNDMLPTLHHLNCTKPQIIYKSPTRLYRLKADALLECRYSAYPPPSITWITPKREVFHWNPDTGIPDVFKKHPHAHDTLMTPLRIIPPRIQVLDNGTLWIRNVTRSDCGRYYCYANNPVANHTEDVLLHIDPTDWNQIRIFSLIVGIESAGGFLGLTLIVQFLRYILKRFGILNNFCSFCKRDRVSPRARQIYTMLDNIEQYKSQQLERLRENYTQQVNRIKENCAQQMEWIQNSYQSQTKHLKDFRDIGTQHLTTLRGQYCDQVRKVRDYSTTQLNWVRENYVFQRNKIRKFSAHKVLQLRESYKYQQQTLNKVLENLPSLYFENCRAGTCGHAESLVFDPSDMESVDFYIKAKIQELQKKEGSDLNQSKLSLYYTPTERSIGSKGLSPVEDVLAGVHINYIERPNMILEGPSTSKAAYINPESPRIEIISDLVTDDGKGDLLSVVSNNSLQELQPGTSGDTDFNDCDSGRIHHETSL, encoded by the exons ATGGAAAGTATCAGCCGGCTGACGTTTGCCGGACTGCCGTCGCTCATCAAGGAGTGCCAACGGCCCTACCAATTGCCATGGCTGATCGCTATTGCCATTTTGACGTTAATCACAACAGCGTCATCGCACACCCGTCACGGTGCCGTTCTGAACGCACCCACCAACTGTATCTACGTCAAATCTTCGTATTTGCGATGCGAGGACCGGGTGGGAGAAGGTTTGACGCTGCCAGGGGACGTGACCcatttggaattaaaaaacgtCAGTCAGGCCAGGATAGATGTAAAATTCGTGAGGTATCTACAGTGGACACAAAGTT cctTAAAAGACATAAAGCAATGCCTGATCAATCCAGAAAACCTAAAAACTGTAGATTTAAGCCAAAACAGCGTAAACGAATTACAAAACTATCAGTTCAACAATTTCCAAAACCTTCTACACTTAAATCTCTCCTACAACCAAATCGGTGATATACCCAGATACGTCTTCAAAGATCAAAAGCTTAAAACGTTAAGTCTTAGTCATAATCAGTTACAGGCATTACCATTTCAg GTCTTTGCTACGGAACACATGACTGAACTAGATTTAAGTTACAACGCCTTAGCGACTTTCCTAGACcactttttcaaatttaataaattaatcgaaatccttttattaaataacaaccGCATCAATAAGCTAACTTCCAACGCTCTTGCCGACCTTACAGAACTGAAAAAGCTAGATTTAAGCCACAATTTATTGCAACATGTTGCAAAAGGTTTGTTCGATTCTCTAAATAAACTTGAATACTTAAACTTGGCGGAGAACCCACTTAGTAATTTAGCTAGTGGAACATTCAGAGGCTTAAGACATCTTAAAGAGCTAAACTTAAGCGGAAACAAGTTCACTCAGCTTACGTTCGGATTGATGCATTTCAGTCCTAATTTATTGTCGCTAAAGCTAGATGATACAGAAATAGAAGAAATTCATAATTCGGAATTACTGGGAGTGCCGTCCCTGCAAAATCTGtctatgaaaaataataaaagactgAAAGAAATTGAGAATTTTGTTCTTGCTGATACTCCACTGTTAAAAATGTTGGATATCAGTGgaaattcattaatatttttgccaaaaagTATTGTTAATCTGACAAG cctGACCTACTTAAATATCTCAAACAATCCTTGGGCATGTGATTGTCGCATGTTCTGGTTCGCGGACTGGGCAGAGTCTAAACGAAATGTCACAATGTCGGAACTAACCTGCGGACCAGATGCTTATCCAAATGACATGTTGCCAACTCTGCATCATCTAAACTGCACAAAACctcaaattatttataaatcgcCAACAAGATTGTATAGGCTTAAGGCAGATGCTCTTTTGGAATGTAG ATATTCTGCATACCCACCTCCCTCCATTACATGGATCACTCCAAAAAGGGAAGTGTTTCATTGGAACCCTGATACAGGAATTCCagatgtatttaaaaaacacccTCATGCGCATGACACATTGATGACTCCTTTGCGGATTATTCCTCCAAGAATACAG GTCTTGGACAATGGAACTCTTTGGATCCGCAACGTTACCCGGAGCGATTGCGGCCGCTACTACTGCTACGCAAATAACCCCGTGGCAAATCATACGGAGGATGTGTTGTTACATATCGATCCAACTGACTGGAATCAGATTAGGATTTTTAGCCTTATTGTGGGAATTGAGAGTGCTGGCGGGTTTCTTGGATTAACGCTTATCGTCCAGTTTCTACGATACATACTTAAACG ATTcggcattctaaacaacttctGCAGCTTCTGTAAAAGAGACCGAGTTTCTCCGAGAGCTCGACAGATTTACACTATGCTGGATAATATTGAGCAGTATAAATCTCAGCAATTAGAGAGGTTGCGTGAAAATTATACTCAACAG GTCAATAGAATCAAAGAGAACTGCGCACAGCAAATGGAATGGATCCAAAATAGTTATCAGTCACAGACTAAACATCTTAAAGATTTTAGGGACATCGGGACGCAACATTTAACTACGTTAAGAGGACAATATTGTGATCAG GTTCGCAAAGTTCGAGACTACTCGACCACGCAACTCAACTGGGTACGCGAAAACTACGTCTTCCAGCGCAATAAAATCCGCAAATTTAGCGCGCACAAGGTGCTACAGCTGCGCGAAAGTTATAAATACCAACAGCAAACGCTCAACAAAGTTCTGGAAAATCTACCAAGTCTCTATTTCGAAAATTGTCGAGCTGGAACCTGCGGGCACGCAGAAAGTCTCGTCTTCGATCCAAGTGATATGGAAAGCGTCGATTTCTACATAAAAGCAAAAATACAGGAATTACAAAAGAAAGAAGGATCCGATTTGAATCAAAGCAAATTATCGCTTTACTACACACCAACTGAGCGTTCGATCGGCTCCAAAGGTTTATCTCCAGTAGAAGATGTGTTAGCAGGGGTTCATATAAACTACATAGAAAGGCCAAATATGATACTAGAGGGGCCTTCTACATCTAAAGCAGCATATATCAACCCGGAGAGTCCACGGATTGAAATAATTAGTGATTTAGTGACGGACGACGGGAAGGGTGATTTGTTATCAGTAGTGTCTAATAATAGCTTACAAGAATTGCAACCAGGAACAAGTGGCGATACGGATTTTAACGATTGTGATAGTGGAAGAATACATCACGAGACTTCcttgtaa